A single Nitrosospira multiformis ATCC 25196 DNA region contains:
- a CDS encoding efflux RND transporter periplasmic adaptor subunit: MLKQLASKGMLKIIIPVLVVLAGISISWAIAVHRPSLKSELPDSGIPAVQVIETTPQTIKLNISSQGVVVPRTEIDLVPEVAGQIVRLHPSLAAGGFFEAGDILMMIDPRDYDHAIAEAYARIAEAERQVAMEEAQAEQARQEWQVLGEGTPSPLTMREPQLAEARAKLKAAQADMVKARLQRGRCEWRSPFAGRVRNMHIGLGQYVQPGEKLARLYATDVAQIRLPLATDQFAYLDLLLDHRDNKAERGPRVVLSGEFAGATHRWEGHVIRTEGALDEETGLLHAVAEVRNPYKVKSGQPPLIPGLFVKAEIEGREQADVFVLPPGAVNASREVLLVDAENRLHIRGVEILRREPDRILAKRGLNAGDRLVISRIEVPVEGMKVSAEIVDPGPKLKKTGLEAPTQDGAL, translated from the coding sequence GTGCTGAAACAACTGGCAAGCAAGGGCATGCTCAAAATCATCATCCCCGTTCTTGTTGTGCTGGCCGGCATCAGTATTTCGTGGGCGATTGCTGTTCACCGCCCGTCACTGAAATCCGAATTGCCGGATAGCGGAATACCAGCGGTACAGGTGATCGAGACAACTCCCCAAACGATCAAGCTGAATATTAGTTCCCAAGGTGTAGTCGTGCCCCGTACCGAGATTGATCTCGTCCCCGAGGTAGCGGGTCAGATCGTTCGACTTCATCCCAGCCTGGCGGCCGGAGGTTTTTTTGAGGCGGGCGATATACTGATGATGATCGATCCCCGCGACTATGATCATGCGATCGCGGAGGCATACGCGCGCATCGCCGAGGCGGAGCGCCAGGTTGCGATGGAAGAGGCGCAGGCGGAACAGGCACGCCAGGAATGGCAGGTTCTGGGGGAAGGAACACCCTCGCCTTTGACCATGCGGGAGCCGCAACTGGCGGAGGCACGCGCAAAACTGAAGGCAGCGCAGGCCGACATGGTAAAAGCCCGCCTGCAGCGAGGCCGGTGCGAGTGGCGCTCGCCATTTGCCGGGCGTGTGCGCAACATGCATATCGGTCTTGGTCAGTACGTTCAACCTGGAGAAAAGCTGGCCCGCCTTTATGCGACCGATGTTGCCCAGATACGCCTGCCTTTGGCGACCGACCAATTCGCATACCTCGATCTTCTCCTCGACCATAGGGACAACAAGGCAGAAAGGGGACCCAGGGTTGTCTTGAGCGGGGAATTTGCGGGCGCAACTCACCGATGGGAGGGGCACGTTATCCGGACGGAGGGTGCGCTGGATGAGGAAACCGGGCTCCTCCACGCCGTTGCCGAAGTGCGGAATCCTTATAAGGTCAAGTCCGGCCAGCCTCCGCTCATACCCGGCTTGTTTGTAAAAGCGGAGATCGAAGGGCGGGAGCAGGCCGATGTCTTTGTATTGCCGCCCGGAGCCGTCAATGCTTCCCGGGAGGTGCTACTCGTCGATGCGGAAAACCGCCTGCATATCCGCGGTGTAGAAATTTTGCGGCGTGAGCCCGATCGCATTCTCGCCAAAAGGGGGTTGAACGCGGGAGATAGGCTCGTCATCTCGAGGATCGAGGTCCCCGTGGAGGGAATGAAGGTAAGCGCCGAGATTGTGGATCCGGGGCCGAAGCTCAAAAAGACCGGTCTGGAGGCGCCAACACAGGATGGTGCGCTATGA
- a CDS encoding efflux RND transporter permease subunit — protein MKGIFPPSLPSSGPIAWFAANPIAANLLMLLILLGGAGSLLLMDKEVFPRFLPHQIEIRATYPGAGPLEIEESVCIRIEEAVYNLPGIKRLNSEIVEGECRVRLTALPTYDRDQVMNAARGRVQAIQRLPKGLEKIDVQPANRIGDDGVIWVALYAPTDPLTLRRLGDDIHAELSRIPGVTQAHNYYELPYEIAIEVSTEKLRQYGVSLKEVTETIRRASVDLPGGVMKNPAGELLLRVKGKAQDDVSVGNLVVSTRPDGSRVLLRDVAVVKDGLEERLSEWHHNGETAQGWEIHAEKDSVAVARRVKAYVAEKKAELPQGVGLITWWDDSQAYEERIGTLLEDGLTGFALVCLILTLFLQFKVAVWAGAGILTSIFGAFWLMPALDISLNMLSLFGFLLAMGILVDDAIIIGEAIYARQEEAKAGAAAATGEGNGSLAAEFRWMQRNLQAAILGAREVALPVTLAVMIALVAFLPGLFLPGWAGQMMKPICLVMVLTLVFSLVEALLILPSHLATPSGSTWAYPPLLHLRAALNHGLQQFVRRVYEPLLQKALAWRYLTIAIFAVLLMLAGALVAGGHVRMALQADVTKESFWVYLKLPEDAPYSETRRIAEKVEQALLQLREELDREAAKSDADIGGSVIVGMETIIAEHSAGFWTELSPAGRQHIVVEDFIREWRKRIGDIGRAKIDFLYKEGDLPYDIEFDLGHPDPEILTAAVGVFKQKLADYIGVYDVVDSAEAGKPEVRLRLKPEAERLGIRLEDIAEQMRHAYYGDEVHRLQRGRNEVKVMVRLPRSERQSLDDLQNLPVRLPSGAQAPLGVLAEVELMPGQAKLLRQDRQRILKVQAQTDPKLADVNHIYAGFAAHEIPEIKRQFPGLDIDIGEERQEQEQTIQKLVLFTGAALAVIYALIAVPFRSYTKPLIFLLAAPVAWSGAVWAHWLIGLPLSMESLVGMIAASGVVINDSLVLLDYVQKRGDSGRPVSALILEACSARFRPILLAFLTNFVGFLPILLERSEQAQFLVPMTLSLTVGLLVGMAASLILTPVCYAVTEPFGKQPMLAEMAR, from the coding sequence ATGAAGGGCATCTTTCCTCCTTCCCTTCCCTCCTCCGGGCCGATTGCGTGGTTCGCGGCCAATCCGATCGCTGCCAACCTCCTCATGTTGCTCATTCTGCTGGGGGGTGCGGGCAGCCTGCTGCTGATGGACAAGGAAGTGTTTCCGCGATTCCTGCCCCATCAGATCGAGATCAGGGCGACCTATCCCGGTGCGGGTCCGTTGGAGATCGAAGAATCCGTTTGCATCCGGATCGAAGAGGCTGTCTACAATCTGCCCGGCATTAAAAGGTTGAACTCGGAAATCGTCGAGGGGGAATGCAGGGTCAGGCTGACCGCCCTGCCCACTTACGACAGGGATCAGGTGATGAATGCGGCGCGTGGAAGGGTGCAAGCGATTCAGCGCCTGCCGAAAGGGCTGGAGAAGATTGACGTGCAGCCGGCAAACCGTATCGGAGATGATGGCGTTATCTGGGTGGCGTTATATGCCCCCACCGATCCGCTTACCCTCAGGCGGCTGGGCGATGACATCCATGCCGAGCTCTCCCGCATACCTGGGGTAACGCAGGCGCACAACTATTACGAGCTGCCATACGAGATTGCAATCGAGGTATCCACGGAGAAACTGCGTCAGTATGGCGTCTCGCTCAAGGAGGTGACGGAAACCATTCGACGCGCTTCGGTGGACCTGCCCGGAGGGGTAATGAAGAACCCGGCAGGCGAGCTGCTGCTCAGGGTCAAGGGCAAAGCCCAGGATGATGTATCGGTTGGAAATCTGGTGGTGAGTACCCGGCCGGACGGGAGCCGGGTGCTGCTTCGCGATGTAGCGGTGGTGAAGGACGGCCTGGAAGAGCGGTTGTCGGAGTGGCATCACAATGGGGAAACCGCTCAAGGCTGGGAAATTCATGCCGAAAAAGATTCGGTGGCAGTGGCACGTCGTGTCAAGGCTTATGTGGCGGAAAAAAAAGCGGAGCTTCCCCAAGGAGTGGGCCTGATCACCTGGTGGGACGATTCGCAGGCTTACGAAGAGCGCATTGGCACCCTGCTGGAGGATGGGCTCACCGGATTCGCACTGGTCTGCCTCATCCTGACCCTGTTCCTTCAGTTCAAGGTGGCCGTGTGGGCCGGAGCGGGAATCCTGACGTCGATATTCGGCGCGTTCTGGCTCATGCCGGCTCTGGATATTTCCCTCAACATGCTGTCGCTGTTCGGTTTCCTGCTGGCAATGGGAATTCTCGTGGATGATGCAATTATCATAGGAGAAGCCATCTATGCCCGCCAGGAAGAGGCGAAAGCAGGAGCCGCTGCCGCAACAGGTGAAGGGAACGGCTCATTGGCTGCGGAATTCCGCTGGATGCAAAGAAACCTGCAGGCAGCCATTCTTGGCGCCCGTGAAGTCGCGCTGCCGGTTACTCTCGCCGTCATGATCGCACTTGTCGCGTTTCTACCCGGCTTATTCCTGCCGGGATGGGCAGGCCAGATGATGAAACCCATCTGTCTGGTAATGGTTCTCACGCTGGTATTTTCGCTGGTTGAGGCGCTGCTGATACTGCCCTCTCATCTGGCGACACCGTCCGGGAGCACATGGGCGTACCCGCCCTTACTGCATCTGCGCGCTGCGCTCAATCATGGATTGCAGCAGTTCGTCCGCCGTGTTTACGAACCATTGCTACAGAAAGCGCTTGCCTGGCGTTATCTCACGATCGCCATTTTCGCTGTCCTGCTGATGCTGGCTGGGGCGTTGGTGGCGGGAGGCCATGTGCGGATGGCCTTGCAGGCGGACGTGACAAAAGAGAGCTTCTGGGTCTATCTGAAATTGCCCGAAGATGCCCCCTATAGCGAAACGCGCAGGATAGCGGAAAAAGTGGAGCAGGCGTTGCTGCAATTGCGGGAAGAACTGGATAGAGAGGCAGCCAAGAGTGACGCGGATATCGGCGGGAGCGTCATCGTCGGCATGGAAACGATCATCGCGGAACATAGCGCGGGTTTCTGGACCGAACTCTCTCCCGCTGGCCGCCAGCACATCGTGGTAGAGGATTTCATCCGCGAGTGGCGCAAGCGTATCGGTGACATCGGACGGGCCAAGATTGACTTCCTGTATAAGGAAGGGGATCTCCCCTACGATATCGAATTCGATCTCGGTCACCCCGATCCGGAAATCCTGACGGCAGCCGTGGGGGTATTCAAACAGAAACTGGCGGATTATATCGGGGTATACGATGTGGTGGATTCCGCCGAGGCCGGTAAACCCGAAGTCCGCCTGCGTCTCAAGCCCGAGGCGGAACGCCTTGGTATACGGCTGGAAGATATTGCCGAGCAAATGCGCCACGCCTACTATGGCGACGAGGTGCATCGGCTGCAACGGGGGCGCAATGAAGTCAAGGTCATGGTGCGGCTGCCGCGTAGCGAGAGGCAGTCACTCGACGATCTGCAGAATCTCCCGGTTCGTTTGCCCAGTGGAGCCCAGGCTCCCCTCGGGGTCCTTGCGGAAGTCGAATTGATGCCCGGCCAGGCAAAACTGCTTCGCCAGGACCGGCAGCGCATCCTCAAGGTACAGGCCCAGACCGACCCCAAACTTGCTGATGTGAACCACATTTATGCCGGTTTTGCAGCGCATGAAATACCTGAAATAAAACGTCAGTTTCCAGGACTGGATATCGACATTGGCGAAGAGCGCCAGGAACAGGAACAGACGATCCAGAAGCTGGTGCTTTTTACCGGAGCTGCCCTGGCCGTTATCTACGCCTTGATTGCCGTCCCCTTTCGTTCGTATACCAAGCCGCTGATCTTTCTTCTGGCGGCTCCGGTTGCCTGGAGCGGCGCGGTGTGGGCGCACTGGCTGATCGGTCTTCCGCTATCCATGGAGTCGCTGGTGGGCATGATCGCCGCGAGCGGGGTGGTAATAAACGATAGCCTGGTACTGCTGGATTACGTGCAAAAACGGGGAGACAGCGGCCGGCCCGTCTCGGCGCTTATCCTCGAGGCATGCAGCGCTCGCTTCAGGCCAATTCTGCTCGCCTTTCTCACCAATTTTGTCGGATTTCTTCCCATCCTGCTCGAAAGGAGTGAACAGGCACAGTTCCTGGTCCCCATGACGCTCTCCCTGACCGTGGGGCTGCTGGTGGGCATGGCCGCAAGCCTCATACTGACACCCGTGTGCTATGCTGTCACCGAGCCTTTCGGCAAACAGCCGATGCTGGCGGAAATGGCTCGCTGA